A DNA window from Parabacteroides johnsonii DSM 18315 contains the following coding sequences:
- a CDS encoding ABC transporter ATP-binding protein, producing the protein MCQYVIELTGLTKKYGNFTAVNDLNLQIRKGEIFGLLGPNGAGKSTTILMMLGLTEPTTGSVKVCNIDSTTHPIDVKRKVGYLPEDVGFYEDMTGIENLIYTAALNGIRKKEARVKAERLLDRVGLLKEADKKAGKYSKGMRQRLGLADVLIKSPEVIILDEPTSGIDPAGVQEFMDLIRQLSREEGLTVLFSSHHLNQVQQVCDRVGLFGGGKLLAEIELTDLHKTEHGLDDIYNQYFGGGRSHE; encoded by the coding sequence ATGTGCCAGTATGTGATCGAACTTACCGGTTTGACGAAAAAGTATGGAAACTTTACTGCCGTGAACGACCTGAACTTGCAGATTCGTAAAGGTGAGATATTCGGATTGTTGGGGCCGAATGGGGCGGGTAAATCAACGACCATACTCATGATGCTGGGCTTGACCGAACCGACGACCGGCTCTGTAAAAGTATGTAATATCGATTCCACTACTCATCCGATAGATGTAAAGCGTAAGGTCGGATATTTGCCGGAGGATGTGGGGTTCTACGAGGATATGACGGGGATTGAGAATCTTATCTATACTGCTGCCCTCAATGGCATTCGGAAGAAAGAAGCACGTGTGAAAGCGGAGCGGTTGCTTGACCGGGTAGGGTTATTGAAGGAAGCGGATAAGAAGGCCGGTAAATATTCCAAGGGAATGCGCCAACGTCTTGGATTGGCTGATGTGCTGATCAAAAGTCCTGAAGTAATCATTTTGGATGAACCGACTTCGGGGATAGATCCGGCAGGAGTGCAGGAATTTATGGATTTGATCCGGCAATTGAGCCGGGAAGAGGGATTGACTGTCTTGTTTTCTTCCCATCATTTGAACCAGGTCCAGCAAGTTTGCGATCGGGTGGGATTGTTTGGAGGAGGAAAGCTGTTGGCGGAGATTGAACTGACAGATTTGCATAAGACCGAGCATGGGCTTGATGATATCTATAATCAATATTTCGGGGGAGGACGTAGCCATGAGTAA
- the rhuM gene encoding Fic family protein, with protein MDVKMEKETVWLTQAQMSELFQKDRTVIGRHINNIYKEGELYRDTTCAKFAHMGSEGDQKYETLLYNLDVIISVGYRVKSKRGTQFRIWANKILKDYLIKGYAINQKIQLEHYQELKDIVRILGNTLKNQEQLTSEQSKGLLAVVTDYVYALDTLDKYDYQQLTIEETTKGDRFHATYENAMEAIRSLKGKFGESELFAHEKDQSFKSSISTIYQTFDGVELYPSIEEKAAMLLYLVTKNHSFSDGNKRIAAMLFLWFMEKNGLLYHTNGEKRIADNTLVALTLMIAESRTNEKDIMVKVVVNLINQNN; from the coding sequence ATGGATGTCAAAATGGAAAAAGAAACGGTTTGGTTGACACAAGCGCAGATGAGTGAATTGTTCCAAAAAGACAGGACAGTCATTGGTCGACATATCAATAACATATATAAAGAGGGAGAACTATATAGAGATACCACATGTGCAAAATTTGCACACATGGGTTCAGAAGGTGATCAAAAATATGAAACTTTACTGTATAATCTCGATGTTATCATATCGGTAGGCTATCGGGTAAAATCCAAGCGCGGCACCCAATTCCGTATCTGGGCCAACAAAATACTAAAAGACTATCTTATTAAAGGATATGCCATCAACCAAAAGATACAATTAGAACATTATCAAGAGTTGAAAGACATCGTCCGTATCCTCGGCAATACACTCAAAAACCAGGAACAACTAACATCCGAACAGTCTAAAGGCCTATTGGCTGTTGTAACCGATTATGTCTATGCCCTTGACACTTTAGACAAATACGATTATCAGCAACTCACAATCGAAGAGACGACAAAAGGAGATAGATTTCATGCCACCTATGAAAATGCAATGGAAGCTATTCGAAGCCTAAAAGGTAAATTCGGGGAAAGCGAACTGTTTGCACATGAAAAAGATCAGTCATTCAAAAGTTCGATTTCAACCATTTACCAGACATTCGATGGTGTAGAACTTTATCCCAGTATTGAAGAGAAGGCAGCTATGCTACTTTATCTGGTAACAAAGAATCATTCTTTCAGCGATGGTAATAAACGAATTGCAGCTATGCTATTCCTCTGGTTTATGGAAAAAAACGGTCTTCTCTATCATACGAATGGAGAAAAACGGATCGCTGATAATACATTAGTAGCCCTCACTCTAATGATTGCTGAAAGTCGTACGAATGAAAAAGACATTATGGTAAAAGTAGTAGTAAATTTAATCAACCAGAATAATTAA
- a CDS encoding COG1470 family protein, with translation MRTNHLNLLLVLVLVLFPMSTRAYGAGECVMLYTPYTKIAVPPGESINYSVDVINNCDEVRNASISVSGMPRGWKYEMKAGGWTVDQISVLPGEKKNFTFKVDVPFKVNKGTYHFTLSAPGVAELPLTVTVSEQGTYQTEFMTKQPNMQGNSKSTFNFNATLKNQTADQQLYALMADAPRGWNVTFRVAGKQATSAQVEANATENISIDINPAANVQAGTYKIPVHATTSSTSADIELEVVITGSYDIELTTPRGLLSAEITAGDMKRIDLVVRNNGSAELKDVQLTATKPVDWEVTFEPSKIDKLTAGSTTNVTATIKASGKALPGDYVTKMTAKTPEVNTTAEFRISVHTPMIYGWLGILIIVLVLGGVYYLFRKYGRR, from the coding sequence ATGCGAACGAATCATCTTAATCTATTACTTGTACTCGTACTTGTATTATTTCCGATGAGTACACGCGCATATGGCGCCGGTGAATGTGTGATGTTGTATACTCCCTACACTAAGATTGCGGTTCCGCCGGGAGAGTCTATCAATTACAGTGTTGACGTCATTAATAATTGTGACGAAGTGAGAAATGCTTCTATTTCCGTCTCAGGAATGCCGCGAGGATGGAAGTATGAGATGAAAGCCGGAGGTTGGACGGTTGACCAGATATCCGTTCTGCCGGGTGAGAAGAAGAATTTTACTTTCAAAGTGGATGTCCCGTTTAAGGTGAATAAAGGAACGTACCATTTTACGCTGTCCGCTCCGGGTGTTGCGGAATTGCCGTTGACTGTAACTGTCTCTGAACAAGGAACTTATCAAACTGAATTTATGACAAAGCAGCCCAATATGCAGGGCAATTCGAAATCGACCTTCAATTTCAACGCGACGTTGAAGAACCAGACTGCCGACCAGCAACTATATGCGTTGATGGCAGACGCTCCGAGAGGATGGAACGTCACTTTCCGGGTGGCGGGCAAGCAGGCTACTTCCGCACAAGTGGAAGCCAATGCGACGGAAAATATCAGCATCGATATCAATCCGGCGGCTAATGTGCAGGCAGGCACTTATAAGATCCCGGTCCATGCGACAACCAGTTCGACCTCTGCCGATATCGAGTTGGAGGTAGTTATCACTGGTTCTTATGATATCGAACTGACGACTCCGAGAGGATTGTTGAGTGCTGAAATTACGGCAGGAGATATGAAACGTATTGATTTGGTCGTACGCAACAATGGGTCTGCCGAACTGAAGGATGTCCAGTTGACAGCCACTAAGCCGGTTGACTGGGAAGTAACCTTTGAACCTTCTAAAATAGACAAACTGACGGCTGGTAGCACGACGAATGTTACTGCGACTATAAAAGCATCCGGAAAAGCTCTTCCTGGTGATTATGTGACGAAGATGACGGCCAAAACACCTGAAGTCAATACGACTGCGGAGTTCCGCATATCCGTCCATACTCCCATGATTTACGGTTGGTTGGGAATTTTGATTATTGTGCTCGTGCTGGGCGGCGTGTATTATCTGTTCCGTAAATATGGAAGGAGGTAA
- a CDS encoding alanyl-tRNA editing protein produces the protein MEQEIQLNEHNKAEYPPMHTAEHILNQTMVRMFGCPRSKNAHIERKKSKCDYELPEEPTAEIMAEVERRVNEVIDRHLPVTIEFVPKAEAKEIVDLSKLPEDASNTLRIVRIGDYDVCACIGAHVNNTSEIGHFKMLTYDYTDGRLRLRFKLTE, from the coding sequence ATGGAACAGGAAATCCAATTAAACGAGCACAACAAAGCCGAATATCCTCCTATGCATACGGCAGAACATATCTTGAATCAGACGATGGTCCGTATGTTCGGTTGCCCGCGTTCGAAGAATGCACATATAGAAAGGAAAAAGAGTAAATGTGACTACGAGTTGCCGGAAGAACCGACAGCCGAAATAATGGCAGAGGTGGAACGCCGGGTAAATGAGGTGATCGACCGGCATTTGCCTGTTACAATCGAATTTGTACCGAAAGCGGAAGCCAAGGAGATCGTCGATCTTAGCAAGTTGCCGGAAGACGCAAGCAACACACTGCGTATTGTCCGCATCGGAGATTATGACGTTTGCGCGTGTATCGGAGCGCATGTCAATAACACTTCTGAAATCGGACATTTCAAAATGTTGACATACGATTATACCGACGGCCGGCTACGCTTGCGTTTCAAATTAACAGAATGA
- a CDS encoding ABC transporter permease — protein MSNTNHPFWVIVNKEISDYVRSWRFIILIVIIALTCMGSLYTALTNIREAIKPNDPDGAFLFLKLFTVSDGTLPSFAVFISFLGPLLGISLGFDAINSEQNKGTLSRILSQPIHRDYLINAKFVAALTVIGIMLFMLGFLVMGFGLIAIGIPPTAEEFMRVIFFLVVSLFYVAFWLNLSIFFSIRFKQAATSALACVAIWLFFSVFYNMIINLVGKALSPSAWASDYQVIAYQRFMLNLLRFAPSELFNEATMTLLMPSVRSLGPLTMEQVHGAIPSPLPLGQSLLVVWPQLTGLIAATVVCFALSYVSFMRKEVRSR, from the coding sequence ATGAGTAATACGAATCATCCTTTCTGGGTTATTGTCAATAAGGAAATCTCCGATTATGTGAGAAGTTGGCGTTTTATTATCCTGATCGTTATCATTGCACTGACTTGTATGGGGTCGTTGTATACGGCTCTGACAAATATCCGTGAAGCGATAAAGCCGAATGATCCTGATGGAGCTTTTCTTTTTCTGAAACTGTTTACGGTTTCGGACGGAACGTTGCCTTCTTTTGCAGTATTTATTAGTTTTCTGGGACCATTGTTAGGAATTTCACTGGGATTCGATGCTATTAATTCGGAACAGAACAAAGGAACGTTGAGCCGTATCTTGTCTCAGCCGATTCACCGGGATTATTTGATTAATGCAAAGTTTGTGGCGGCTCTGACTGTAATCGGCATCATGTTGTTCATGCTGGGATTTCTGGTCATGGGATTCGGGCTGATTGCGATCGGAATCCCGCCTACGGCAGAAGAGTTTATGCGTGTTATCTTCTTTCTGGTCGTAAGTCTTTTTTATGTGGCATTCTGGTTGAACTTGTCGATATTCTTTTCGATCCGTTTTAAACAGGCGGCAACATCGGCATTGGCTTGTGTGGCGATTTGGTTGTTTTTCAGCGTTTTTTATAATATGATTATCAACCTTGTCGGAAAGGCATTGAGTCCTTCGGCTTGGGCTTCTGACTATCAGGTGATCGCTTACCAACGGTTTATGCTGAATTTACTGCGTTTTGCACCGAGTGAGTTGTTTAATGAAGCGACGATGACATTGTTAATGCCTTCCGTGCGGAGTCTGGGACCGTTGACAATGGAGCAGGTGCATGGTGCGATTCCAAGTCCGTTGCCTTTAGGCCAGAGTCTTTTGGTTGTTTGGCCGCAACTGACTGGATTGATTGCTGCGACAGTTGTATGTTTTGCATTGTCGTATGTCTCTTTTATGAGGAAAGAAGTACGGTCAAGGTGA
- a CDS encoding carboxylase, with translation MIRKLLIRDLTLRDGQQSAFATRMSQKQIDKVLPFYREAGFYAMEIWGGAVPDSIMRYLGEDPWERLEKIKASVGNTSKLTALSRGRNLFGYNPYPDKIIKGFCHNSIESGLDIMRIFDALNDVENIKSTVKYVKRFGGMADCAVCYTIDPYHSAVERIVAALHGHPLHKPVFTNEYFLDKALQMEALGADMITIKDMSGLIPPGRSAEIVRLFKKHLKVPVDFHTHCTPGYGLASVLAAIVNGVDVVDTNIWYFAGGTAAPAIELVYVFCKKMGIELDINMEAIAKINAHLLDIRKELSVFDMAKQLPKPFNPLTDRIPTEIDRFFNDAIDAARKDKEEDLLIFCRAIEEYFGFPEPNELVKKAQIPGGMYTNMVAQLKQLGQLDLLEKAMSLIPQVRMDAGLPPLVTPTSQIIGAQAVSCALDQQKGRPMYSNPSNQFVALVKGEYGKTPVPIDPEFRLKITGSRDEVPYDPSDYEMQENPVIEDVGVQLAENEKELLLLELFPMMAHNFLSKKKLKQAHVTT, from the coding sequence ATGATACGAAAACTTTTGATTCGGGATCTGACTCTCCGGGATGGTCAGCAATCTGCTTTTGCGACGCGAATGTCACAAAAACAGATAGACAAAGTGCTTCCTTTTTATAGAGAAGCAGGTTTTTATGCGATGGAAATATGGGGTGGTGCCGTGCCCGATTCTATCATGCGATATTTGGGAGAAGATCCCTGGGAGCGGTTGGAGAAAATAAAAGCTTCGGTAGGGAATACCTCTAAGTTGACGGCCCTTTCACGCGGGCGTAACCTGTTTGGTTACAATCCTTATCCCGATAAGATTATTAAAGGCTTTTGCCACAATTCAATAGAATCGGGATTGGATATCATGCGCATATTTGATGCGCTGAATGATGTGGAGAATATAAAATCGACAGTCAAATATGTAAAACGCTTCGGAGGAATGGCTGATTGTGCCGTCTGTTACACGATCGATCCGTACCATTCGGCTGTTGAAAGAATTGTCGCAGCTTTACACGGACATCCGTTGCATAAGCCTGTTTTTACAAATGAATACTTCTTGGATAAAGCGCTTCAAATGGAGGCTTTGGGAGCCGATATGATCACGATTAAGGACATGAGCGGCCTGATTCCACCGGGAAGAAGTGCCGAAATAGTGCGTTTGTTTAAAAAACATCTCAAAGTTCCGGTAGATTTTCATACTCATTGTACGCCTGGATATGGTTTGGCCTCGGTTTTGGCCGCTATTGTCAACGGGGTGGATGTTGTCGATACCAATATCTGGTATTTCGCCGGTGGAACGGCTGCTCCGGCAATCGAACTGGTGTATGTGTTTTGTAAGAAAATGGGGATCGAGCTGGATATCAATATGGAGGCAATCGCGAAAATCAATGCTCATCTGTTGGATATCCGCAAAGAGTTGTCTGTTTTCGATATGGCAAAACAACTACCTAAGCCGTTTAACCCTTTGACAGACAGAATACCGACTGAGATCGACCGTTTTTTTAACGATGCAATCGACGCAGCCCGGAAAGACAAAGAGGAAGATTTGCTTATCTTCTGCCGTGCTATAGAAGAATATTTTGGTTTCCCCGAACCGAATGAACTGGTGAAGAAGGCACAGATACCGGGAGGAATGTATACGAATATGGTAGCTCAGTTGAAGCAATTGGGACAGTTGGACTTGCTGGAAAAAGCAATGTCGTTGATCCCCCAGGTGCGCATGGATGCAGGTTTGCCGCCTTTGGTAACGCCGACAAGCCAGATCATCGGGGCTCAAGCCGTATCGTGCGCGTTGGATCAACAAAAAGGACGTCCGATGTACAGTAATCCGTCCAATCAATTCGTCGCTTTGGTAAAAGGCGAGTATGGAAAGACGCCGGTTCCGATTGATCCGGAATTTCGTTTGAAGATTACGGGTTCGCGGGATGAGGTCCCCTATGATCCTTCCGATTATGAAATGCAGGAAAATCCTGTAATAGAAGACGTTGGTGTCCAATTGGCTGAAAACGAAAAAGAACTCTTGCTTCTGGAGCTTTTTCCAATGATGGCGCATAATTTCTTATCGAAGAAGAAGCTGAAACAAGCACATGTTACCACATGA
- the proS gene encoding proline--tRNA ligase gives MAKELKELTPRSVNYSQWYQDLVIKADLAENSAVRGCMVIKPYGYAIWEKMQRILDDMFKETGHVNAYFPLLIPKSFLSKEAEHVEGFAKECAVVTHYRLKTNHDGTGVVVDPAAKLEEELIIRPTSETIIWNTYRNWIQSYRDLPILCNQWANVMRWEMRTRLFLRTAEFLWQEGHTAHATREEAEIEAKKMQGVYADFAENYMAMPVVKGVKSASERFAGALDTYTIEAMMQDGKALQAGTSHFLGQNFGKAFDVTFIDKNGKNEYAWATSWGVSTRLIGALIMSHSDDNGLVLPPHLAPIQVVIIPIYRSAEQLAQISEKVNGIVAKLKALGISVKFDDADNKKPGWKFAEYELKGVPVRLAMGGRDLENNTIEVMRRDTLEKETVTCDNIETYVQNLLEEIQKNIFQKALDHRTEKTITVDTYDEFKEKIEEGYFIMAHWDGTTETEEQVKNETKATIRCIPLDGDKTPGKCMVTGKPSAQRVLFARAY, from the coding sequence ATGGCAAAAGAGCTGAAAGAACTGACTCCGAGAAGTGTGAACTACTCGCAGTGGTACCAGGATCTGGTAATCAAAGCGGATCTGGCAGAGAATTCTGCAGTACGCGGCTGTATGGTGATCAAGCCTTACGGATATGCAATTTGGGAAAAGATGCAACGTATCCTCGACGATATGTTCAAGGAAACAGGCCACGTAAATGCTTACTTCCCTTTGCTGATCCCGAAATCATTCCTGAGCAAGGAAGCCGAACATGTAGAAGGCTTCGCCAAAGAATGTGCCGTTGTAACACATTATCGTCTGAAAACAAACCATGACGGTACAGGTGTCGTGGTCGACCCGGCCGCCAAGCTGGAAGAAGAGCTAATCATCCGTCCGACTTCCGAGACAATTATCTGGAACACTTATCGCAACTGGATTCAGTCTTACCGCGACCTGCCTATCCTTTGTAATCAGTGGGCGAACGTGATGCGTTGGGAAATGCGTACACGCCTCTTCCTCCGTACCGCAGAATTCCTGTGGCAGGAAGGACATACTGCCCACGCGACACGTGAAGAAGCCGAAATCGAAGCAAAGAAGATGCAAGGTGTATATGCTGACTTTGCAGAAAACTATATGGCGATGCCGGTCGTCAAAGGTGTCAAGTCTGCAAGCGAACGTTTCGCCGGAGCATTGGATACCTATACGATCGAAGCGATGATGCAAGACGGAAAAGCACTGCAAGCCGGTACGTCTCACTTCTTAGGACAGAACTTCGGTAAGGCATTCGACGTTACCTTTATCGACAAAAACGGAAAGAACGAATACGCCTGGGCTACTTCATGGGGAGTTTCAACCCGTCTGATCGGAGCCCTGATCATGTCCCATTCCGACGATAACGGCCTGGTATTGCCTCCTCACCTCGCTCCTATCCAAGTGGTAATCATCCCGATCTACCGCAGCGCAGAGCAGTTGGCGCAGATCAGCGAAAAGGTAAACGGCATCGTTGCCAAGCTGAAAGCGTTGGGTATCTCCGTAAAATTCGACGACGCCGACAACAAGAAGCCGGGATGGAAGTTCGCCGAATACGAACTGAAAGGCGTTCCCGTACGTTTAGCTATGGGAGGACGCGATTTGGAGAACAACACGATAGAAGTGATGCGTCGCGATACACTGGAAAAAGAAACTGTGACTTGCGACAACATCGAAACATACGTCCAGAACCTGCTGGAAGAAATCCAAAAGAACATCTTCCAGAAAGCACTCGATCATCGTACGGAAAAGACAATTACAGTCGATACCTACGACGAGTTCAAGGAAAAGATCGAAGAAGGTTACTTCATCATGGCTCATTGGGACGGAACTACCGAAACGGAAGAGCAGGTGAAGAACGAGACGAAAGCTACAATCCGCTGCATTCCACTGGACGGTGACAAGACTCCTGGCAAGTGTATGGTGACCGGCAAACCTTCTGCACAGCGCGTATTGTTCGCACGGGCATATTAA
- a CDS encoding phosphoglycerate kinase — MQSIDNFNFAGKKAFVRVDFNVPLDENFNITDDTRIRAALPTLKKILADGGSVIIGSHLGRPKGVTDKYSLKHILKHVSELLGVDVQFANDCIGEEAGAKAAALQPGEALLLENLRFYAEEEGKPRGLAEDATDEEKKAAKKAVKESQKEFTKRLASYADCYVNDAFGTAHRAHASTALIADYFDADHKMFGYLMEKEVKAVEKVLNDITRPFTAIMGGSKVSSKIEIIENLLNKVDNLIITGGMTYTFTKAMGGKIGKSICEDDKLDLALDLMKKAKEKGVNLVLAVDAKIADDFSNDAKTAYANVNEIPDGWEGLDIGPKTIALYAEVIKNSKTILWNGPTGVFEFENFTDGSRAVGEAIVEATKNGAFSLVGGGDSVACVNKFGLANGVSYVSTGGGALLEAIEGKVLPGIAAVKGEAYK; from the coding sequence ATGCAATCAATTGACAATTTCAATTTTGCCGGCAAAAAGGCATTTGTAAGAGTTGACTTCAACGTTCCTTTGGACGAAAACTTCAACATCACAGACGACACTCGTATCCGTGCCGCTCTTCCTACTCTGAAAAAGATTTTGGCAGACGGTGGTAGTGTAATCATCGGTTCTCACCTGGGACGTCCGAAAGGCGTTACTGACAAATATTCACTGAAACACATCCTGAAACACGTTTCCGAATTGCTGGGTGTTGATGTTCAGTTCGCTAACGACTGTATCGGTGAAGAAGCCGGCGCTAAGGCTGCCGCTTTGCAACCAGGCGAAGCATTGTTGCTTGAAAACCTTCGTTTTTATGCTGAAGAAGAAGGCAAGCCGAGAGGTTTGGCTGAAGATGCAACAGACGAAGAAAAGAAAGCTGCCAAGAAAGCTGTTAAAGAAAGTCAGAAAGAATTTACAAAGAGATTGGCATCTTATGCTGACTGCTATGTAAATGACGCATTCGGTACAGCTCACCGTGCTCACGCTTCTACGGCATTGATCGCTGATTATTTCGATGCTGACCACAAAATGTTCGGCTACCTGATGGAAAAAGAAGTAAAAGCGGTTGAAAAGGTATTGAACGACATCACTCGTCCGTTTACAGCAATCATGGGTGGTTCCAAGGTTTCTTCCAAGATCGAAATCATCGAAAACCTGTTGAACAAGGTAGACAACCTGATCATCACCGGCGGTATGACTTATACTTTCACAAAAGCTATGGGTGGTAAGATCGGTAAATCAATCTGCGAAGATGACAAGCTGGATCTGGCTCTCGACCTGATGAAAAAAGCAAAAGAAAAAGGTGTAAATCTGGTATTGGCTGTTGACGCTAAGATCGCTGACGATTTCAGCAACGACGCCAAGACTGCTTATGCCAACGTCAACGAAATTCCTGACGGATGGGAAGGTCTTGACATCGGTCCGAAGACTATTGCTCTTTATGCTGAAGTTATCAAGAACTCCAAAACGATCCTGTGGAACGGTCCTACAGGCGTATTTGAATTCGAGAACTTCACAGATGGTTCTCGCGCAGTTGGCGAAGCTATCGTTGAAGCAACCAAGAACGGCGCTTTCTCATTAGTGGGTGGTGGCGATTCAGTTGCTTGTGTTAACAAGTTCGGTCTGGCAAACGGCGTTTCTTACGTGTCTACAGGTGGTGGCGCCCTGCTGGAAGCCATCGAAGGTAAAGTTCTTCCGGGTATTGCAGCTGTTAAGGGCGAAGCATACAAATAA
- a CDS encoding GNAT family N-acetyltransferase translates to MATSNISDTFRKAEKTDIERIWQIIGQAKAQMQRLGSQQWDESYPAIEHIHQDIQDGNGYVICREDRVVAYGVISFDGEPVYKEIEGKWSNDLPYVIVHRLAIADEMKRQGMAKQFMLQAEEVSRKKGVYNFRVDTKYDNTYMLRLIDTLGFRYCGEVYYRNNSARKAFEKTIRPHSHPIGISGYTIREATLMDAVPIFEAIDKDREDLSIWLPFVDSLKSAVDEERFLQSVLAVPYEQRDPVYILEQGETICGLAGFHFSDAPNHRTEIGYWLLPAYRGKGIITHAVRYLCQWAVCKRNINRIQIRCAVENHPSNAIPKRLGFTLEGTERDGELLVSGEYVDTNVYSILKKEVESWNRKSN, encoded by the coding sequence ATGGCAACCTCAAATATATCCGACACATTTCGAAAAGCAGAAAAGACAGATATCGAGCGAATCTGGCAAATCATCGGTCAGGCAAAAGCCCAGATGCAACGCCTTGGAAGTCAACAATGGGATGAAAGCTATCCAGCTATCGAGCATATCCATCAGGACATACAGGACGGAAACGGATACGTCATTTGCCGGGAAGACCGGGTTGTTGCATACGGAGTCATTTCATTCGACGGAGAACCTGTCTATAAAGAGATAGAGGGCAAATGGTCAAACGACCTGCCTTATGTCATCGTCCACCGTCTTGCCATTGCCGACGAGATGAAACGGCAGGGCATGGCAAAGCAATTTATGTTGCAAGCCGAGGAGGTGAGCCGTAAGAAAGGTGTCTACAATTTCCGTGTGGACACGAAATATGACAATACTTATATGTTACGTCTGATCGACACATTAGGTTTCCGATATTGCGGCGAAGTGTATTACCGGAATAACAGTGCAAGAAAAGCATTCGAAAAGACGATTCGTCCCCACTCCCATCCCATCGGTATTTCCGGTTATACAATCCGGGAAGCGACTTTAATGGATGCAGTCCCAATCTTTGAAGCGATCGATAAGGACCGGGAAGATCTGAGTATTTGGCTACCTTTTGTCGACAGCCTTAAAAGTGCTGTGGATGAAGAAAGGTTCCTGCAATCCGTATTGGCTGTTCCATACGAGCAACGCGATCCTGTTTACATTTTGGAACAAGGGGAAACTATTTGTGGACTGGCAGGTTTCCATTTCTCCGATGCACCCAACCATCGTACCGAAATAGGTTACTGGCTACTTCCCGCCTACCGGGGAAAAGGAATTATTACGCACGCAGTCCGTTATCTTTGCCAATGGGCTGTCTGTAAACGGAACATAAACCGCATCCAAATCCGGTGTGCTGTCGAAAACCATCCAAGTAACGCCATACCGAAACGTTTAGGATTCACATTGGAGGGAACAGAGCGGGATGGCGAACTGTTGGTTTCTGGTGAATATGTAGATACTAATGTATATAGTATATTAAAAAAAGAAGTCGAATCATGGAACAGGAAATCCAACTAA